Within the Tenrec ecaudatus isolate mTenEca1 chromosome 7, mTenEca1.hap1, whole genome shotgun sequence genome, the region CTATAACTATCTTAAGCTGACTTTTTCTTTCCAACAATTTTACTGGCACATAATTTACTGGCCCATGATATTTACTGGCACATAATTTGTcaaacaattcagtagttcaatcatatccagaagaattatacaatcattgcCATAtcaatttttcattgttttttaaattgtagTATAATAGCAGGAAAATGCATAGGTTTTAATGGTTCGATAAGTTTTAACAAGCATACATATGTACCAAAACACCTCAGTCATAGAACATTGCTAACACCCTGGAATGTTCCATCCTTGCCTTTTCCAGTTAATCTCCTTCTGAAGGACCAAACACTGTTTTGCCTTCTATCCCTCTCAAAAATCAAaacgaccaaacccactgccaatgagccaattctgactcatagtgactctctaggacagagtagaactgcgtccTAAAATTTGCAGTGCAAACAGAACTTGTACACCGGTCTTTACAGGTGCAaacaacctcatcattctccaactaagctgcaggtgagtttgaacttctgatcttgctgttagcagcccaacttctaacccactgcaccaccaggactccatagaTCATACTAAATCTCAAAATTGTAAATTTCATGCTTCTAACACTATATAACACCATGCTGATAACACTACTATGATCTTATAGGCTGTGAATATATTTTCCCTTTACAACTTTCACCTCAGTATCCGAGATTCTTCATCACATTTCTAAGGTCAGTGATTTTTAATCTAGTGGTCTAATTTATAGTCTCTGATGTTCAAAAGCTACACTAACGCAAACAGTCACACCTAATGGTTAGCACAAGTAACCTTGGTCTTTCAGACTACACTACACTGAAAATTAATTCCTAGACTCCCAACCCTGGTATTTCCATAGCAATTCAAATACATGATTGTAATTCTCAATAGCCTTTGGAAGCAGGCAGGGGAAAGTGGTATTTCCCATTTATAGATAAGGAAAAGTTTCAACAAGTGCTTGATTTACGCGCAATTTCCCAGCCATTAACTGGTGGTGCCCAGATTAGATGTTCATTCTTTCGTTCATTCCACAATGTTTGGCTGCATATCCACAAGAAAAGAGCCGTGATGTAATCCACGATTCAATCTCCTTGTTTGTTCTCTGAAGAGTCATACGTTGCCCATTCTTTCCATCCTCCAGCATAGTGTTGAGCACTGAAAGCAAATGAAATTGTGCTGTCAACAATTTCTTCTTATAAAACAGTGAGTAgcaatgttaaaaaaattaaaaatgcaatGATTACTTACCACACTGGGTAGGCCTGACACCTAGTTAATGGATTGTGTTGCTTTtgagtaaaatgaaaaaaatctctTAGTCTAACTTTCCTGCCCTTACTAACAGGAATTATAAGAAATCTTACATAGGCCAATAACAGTGTAACACATGAGAAACATTGCAATAATATTCTGGAATTGATTTTATGTTTCAGCCACATACCTGTTAAAGCCCAAAGATAATGCTGTGTCCAAAGCCTTCTTGCTTCTCACTCCAGCTAAACAAGAAAAGACTAGGTTGTCAGATTCGGATGGCTTTACTTCATGGTACTTGTCTTTGAAGTCTCTCGGGTCCATCTGGAGAGCCCGGCCAACCTCATCCACTGAAAGAAAAGGTCaggagtttgtttttttattttggacAAGGTAGATAATGTTTCCGGATGATATTAGTGGATCCATATTAAGACACATATCACTTACATGGTATATTGATGGACCCAGGGATTTTTCCAGTCTCAAGAACTTCCCAGGTTTCTCTCACATCAATTAATGTAATGTTTTTTGAATTCAGCAGATTTTTAAGTTCCTTGTAACTGACACTTTTAGAAATAGCAGTACAAAAATTGTGGCAGCCTCCCTTTATTGACTTCAAACCTGGAAAGAATACAACTATTTAGGTACCTTCAAGACAACATTGCGATTAGTAGCTAGAGAGTGTTAAGTTAAAGAAATTCCCTCTGGTTCCAATTTACTTTAGTAAGCCATCTGTCCTATGTTTGTGTCTTATTCTAATTCAGAATTCTAATTCTGCATTATTCACCTGTCCTGAATGCCTGCTCTCTGACCTATAGCCATATATTGAaggcagtatatatatatatatatatatatatatatatatatatatatacccattcaGCATTTGGTAACTGAATTATGGTTCTTATTTTATAAATCTTAATAAATCAAATCCAAGTTACATTACTAaagaattttttatttcatttctcctTGCAAGCAAAAATTCTCCAGAATGCACTTTCTATAtaataattgaaaaaaaataaagaattagattttAACCACAAAATAGAAATCCATGGGTCTATATTGATATAGTGCATAAGATCACAAAACAGAAGATGCCTACATTATTACATAATTGCCAAATGCCATCATTACAAAACTGCCAACACACCAAAAATCACGTGGCCCATCAAGTTctctttattttattgggggctcttacacctctcataacattccatgtatcagttgtatcaagcatatttattcatgttgccattatcatttccaaaacattttctacttgaatccttggcataagctcctcttttcccccctccctccccatcaggTTCATTTTAGTGCTCAAATTGACGTTCCTGCTCGCCAGCACTTCAGGAGGTGTTAcagtgcagcaggtttgccctaTGCAACCCTTCATTTGATGCTTCCCTGATTGTGAGTCCAAGCAAGAggaactccttcacaacttcaacctcttctccatttatcatgatgttgcatattgatccaattgtgaagattgaGGCTTTTTAAACACTGAGTTCCAGTCCAAACTGaggactgcagtccttgatcttgaaCACCAAGTCCTCACTTTGAGAAACCAAGGTTGTATCAGTGACATCTCTCGGGTTGCTAAggggccttcctccaatcctggtgccacagtcttctttctttttttgccacattcttcctcataagGTCTAGCTTCTCGACTTACTTgcttggcatacagattgaatagcctggggaaaggatacaaccctgacgcacacttttcctgatcttCAGTCAGTATTCATtccctgttctgttcaaatggACTGCCTCTTGGTTCGTGTGTGAGTTCTGAAGGACACAAGGAAGTATTCTAGAATACCCATTTTCTCAGTGCTGTCCAGTTTGTTGTGACCCATGACAAAGAAAACTTCCCAAGTGAGATTGTAACCACAGGCAGAGGGTTTGGATTTACAATAGGTATTTCCAGGCTGTAAGGGTAGAACAGGGGTGGGAGGGCACAAATAAATTCCTAAATCCTGAGCCTTGGTTGTTCGTTGTTGATTATTTAGTGGGAGGATAGCAGAAGAATTCATTGCCTTTTTAGCTTAAGCACTAGAATATCAATATTGTTTTGGCAAACAGAAGCCTTAACTGACAAAGCCAAATACGAGTATATGCTACTCAAAAACAACAAATTccttgccattcagtcaattctgattcatagggacaacacgggacagagtaaaattactgtggctttccaaggctatacatttttagagggaacAGAAagtcgaactgctgcccttgcgatTAGGAACCGAACGCATAgcccactaagctaccagggctcctttgtataTGCTGTTAGCTCTTACAAATGTAGAAAAAACAAAAGTAAGTTGCAAAGATCTTATATGctttttgttagtctgggttgactagagaaacaaattcatagacactcatgtgtataaaagagaaactaatataaaagagtaattgtatattaagaaaacatcccagcccagtccagtccataattccaatattagcccttaagtctgatacgAGTCAATAAATTCTTCAGATGCACTCAGCCATTCAATGTgttgaatgaaggaagatcacaggccagtgggtgcaaagtcttgtggatccagtggcaagggAAATATCTCAacactggcctgggtctccatgtggcttcttcagctccagggctctggcatcatcagcatagctccatgtgacttgtcagcaggaagaccagtCAGAAAGTGTAtgagtcctgcctccagggaggaagacaggagttcccagaatcctcagaaggccttgctcacacagaagcctcattgactatgacctgattgacaggctacactccactcttatacctatttaacaagttgacatgacattatgtaactactacagcttGTAACAATCAAACACTTCTTTCATTTGTCTTTCTCCCTGATACACAGTGATGAGAAAATTATCAAATACCTCGAAAAGTAGAAAATAGGTCTGTCTCCTTTAAATTTTGACaagccattcttttttttttttttttaacaaaatgacCATACTTTAAACCAGTTCAAATAAAACTTTCTCAATTTTTTTGTATTCCCAGAATTAAAAGCTGAATTCACACTCCTTATTTTTTCTTGGCTAAACTCAAAGTGGGATTTCACCTCTGGGTAACATGAGTATGGGTAACCGAAGCAAAGAGGTGCTAGTCTTGGAGAAGGGTGTGATGCTTAGAGGAGgatcagagaacaagaggaagAGCTTCAGTGAGACTGACGGACCCAGAGGCTGCAATGGGCTCACACCtagcaacgattgtgaggatggtgccaaaATGGGACCGTGTTCTGTTCTACGTAGGGTCGCAGTGTGTCCGGACCGACTCGGCAGCCCCTACTAACAGCAGAGTCACATCACACCCATATTTGGCTTATTCTAATTCAACTATACTCCTCTGACCAAACAAACACCGGTAATTGGTGAAGAGTGGATTCCTGCCTTTCCACTCAGTTAGCAAAAGCCTGTAGTCAGAGGGCTCCCTCGATGAGTCTCAGATCTTCTGAGCCAGGCCTGGATAATTCTCTGACCTACACTGATTCTATTATTAAAgtattttggggggggaggggggtttgcAACATGGTTTCTACTTGCAAATCAACTACTTCGTCTGGTGCTCAATCACTGAATAAAAACTGAGATTTATGAGAAATGTGTGTCTCTTGGATTTTCAACAATACATATTATACATGATTTTCATCTGTTCAACCTAAATTTAAATACATTGTAGTTTACATAGATAAAGATAATCTCATGTGGGTACTTCCCACAGCCTACATTACAGAATAAATTCTAAGCTTATTCTAAGATTACACATAGCCTGTCAACCATCCTTACCAGTATAATTtaccaaaacattctcttcccccaAACATTCTTTTACTCCAATTACCCTGCCTGCCACCTACATCGAACGTGTACGTGTGCTCTACATACATTTTTGTCATGGGAAGAGGCACTTTTTAGAGTCAGGTAAACCGCCTTGCCCACTTCGTAGCATGGGCCCCTGGGcaaattacttaacctctctggggtttgttttcttatttgtaaGATGAGAATACTATTACATAGCTTCTTAGTGTTGCTGTGAGGTTTAACCAATGTATAGGTACTATGAGGCACCACCATACAGCGTTATCTCTGCCTTTCCTTCCAGGTCAGACACTGTTTTCTCTGAAATGACTATCTTCCCCTGTCGTCTCCATCAAGCACCCACTTCTTTCTCCTTTAGTGCCCGTTAAAGGTTGCGTCCCCATTTCTTTCTAGTGATTTGACTTCTAGGTATTTATCCAAGCAAGATAGTTGCAAATATGTACACAATACAACTATTGTGAACTTTCCATAACTGCATAAAAATTGaaaacccaaatgtccatcaataaGGACCTGGTTAAATGGTGCATATCCTTACTACGGAGTGTTTGCAGTGATTCAAACAGCTGTTCATGGGATGCTTCTGAAAACCTCAGTAAGAAGAAAAATTACTGGATCGATCACTGTATgtctaaatatatgtacacacatctcATTTTATATGTGCATCAATTTATGTGTTCATAAAATAATGTTTGATGATGTGCACCAAAGCATATTTGGGGAGGAGGAGAGCTTGATAAGGAGGGAGGATGTATAAAGGGAAATGTATGTTCTGCCCATTGGCTAACTATTTTTGAAAATATTGAGAAACCCCAGACTCTTTGCCCTGCAGTCGATTCCAGATCAttgatgctacaggacagggtagagctgcccccagagtttccgtggctgtaaatcttttaggAAGCCAATCGCTACATCTCTCTCCCACTTgatgggctggtggtttctaactggtgCTTAAACCACTGCAACACCAATGCTCCTTATTTAATGGAAAATAGTCATGCCATCTTAGGATACTTTTCGAAAGAAAAGAGGTGCTTTTTCTAACACTTTTCCATCTCGGGTTGAACTCTGTTCTTGCAGTCTCTCCTGGCTAGGCTGTGTGGTGATTGTGTTTACCCGGTTCCTTCAAGCCCCGAAATGCTGGACTCCGAGCTTCAAAGGACAATCCCAGCAGGCGGCCTGGAAGAATctgttcttaataaatgatggctGAAGAAGCAAGCGTAAAACGCAGTAAGAACCATTATGCTTACGCCTTAAAACTCTAGAGGATACGCCCACTGCTAGCATGCATTGTTgtaaaaaatatcaaataaaaaatatatataaaatgcatTGTTGTTGCTGTACGGTCCCGGGGAGTTGGTTCCTACTGCGACTGATAGGGACCCCGAGGAcaagagaaagaaacactgcgggctcctgcgccatcctcacaagggtgCTGCTAGCTGAGCAAACCTGGGAAACAGTTACTCCCGGTCCGTAGCTTCACAACCGGAAGGTGCTCGCAGGAGAGGCAGCAGGTCAAGCCCAGAAACAGGACTGGAGGCCAGAAGCGCTGCGTTTAGACCTGACACCCACTAACCATCGGCGCgtccctgccttcccgggctcctCCTTAGGCCCAGCAGGTCGGGTTCTGGGTGCCCGCAGAATCACTCCTCTCTAGGGAGACGCTCGGCGGGAACTCGCCATGACACTTCCCTCCAGTTGGCGCGCTCCTCTCTCTCCAGAGTTGACCTTCCGGGCTCAGTCAAGAACCAGCTCCCCTAACTGAGCTCCCGGCGTCTCCACAGGGCAACCCCGCGCGCGGCAGCCCGGGATCGGAAGGAACAAGGACTGCAGACGAACGCTACTTCTCCGGGGGTCGAGTCACGCGACTGACATTCACCTGGGGACCTACAGAGACAAGCACCCCCATGAACGCCACCCTTTGCAACGGGGCCCGAGGTGAGGCCCGCTGACCCCTGAGCTCACCCCGAAGAGCAGCCTCCGTGGGACCGAGGACAGCCGCGCGCACGCCCCACAGCCACAGCCCCGGCCGCACCATGGCCGCGCGCCCGGGTCCCTGCTCGCGGCCGCTTCCGGGCGCCGCGGCCGGCTCTCCTGCGCCCCGCGAGCGCCGGCCAGACCCGGTAGTGTTCCCCAGCGCAGCCGCGCCCGCAGCACTGCTTTCCATTTTAACCCGGGGAGGAAACAGAAGATGGCAAAACCCACTCCCATCAGCGGATGCCGACTCGCAGCGAGGGGGAGTCTGCGATGTGAGCAgcaagcctcatctctcccagcggagctgctggtgggtaccTCCCACCTACCTGGAAGCAACGTTACTACTGCGCCTTAAACCAGGGTGCCCTAAGCCAGGGGTCCACCGAACCCGACTCCAGTGGACCCTACAGGCTGGGGTAGAACTGCGCCTTTTGAGTTGCTGAGACTCTaacccttttcttttcttctttttcaaatacttttactgggggctcttacatctcatcacaatccatacattcctccagagtgccaagcacctttgcacataagctgccatcagcattttcaaagctttctcttcccacttgagcccctgacatcagctccccatttcttccccttccttcccctgtccgccctccct harbors:
- the LOC142453430 gene encoding thiosulfate sulfurtransferase/rhodanese-like domain-containing protein 3, giving the protein MESSAAGAAALGNTTGSGRRSRGAGEPAAAPGSGREQGPGRAAMVRPGLWLWGVRAAVLGPTEAALRGLKSIKGGCHNFCTAISKSVSYKELKNLLNSKNITLIDVRETWEVLETGKIPGSINIPLDEVGRALQMDPRDFKDKYHEVKPSESDNLVFSCLAGVRSKKALDTALSLGFNSAQHYAGGWKEWATYDSSENKQGD